A section of the Babylonia areolata isolate BAREFJ2019XMU chromosome 1, ASM4173473v1, whole genome shotgun sequence genome encodes:
- the LOC143283389 gene encoding uncharacterized protein LOC143283389 — translation MRFHACIQQLDLICLFAALFCGQFIVPTRGFDLNSYTALVNIAPHYKVVKGSTELKPANLSVDGYPSAGEGCFQSEPEEPNPYLVIDLGETKDIKSVRIVNRDDCCAADLTDFRILLYDTGETPFQRPSAPVCGEETGNLNLGESREYVCSDPDNIQAGLVVIQKNSSGLTLCEVEIMEPANLASIPGIDCTFDDWENPFVDCGLIPNLAAQNWTLGTTKESTPEHTPGNFLYLTSENSSKGDIAEMTTFTFRREFLCVTFWYRRAGPDVPPSLYVSQRNRDVKTENEVWVSDAQVYDIWRRAHFGVYDDLPYFTDRLSFKAVVETANADTSFAIDDITVTKGFCSFITKRVDTIDCDFDDPSGDICDIFQEEKDDADWLWRTADSLIDLPGPPLSSGHYMYLTNIGDTRHAALISPALTGSFPRICVRFRYYMKRSSTLEESGQCLCCNSIDTTVKTSFDRVSKMQNQVSCITTGAMKSSSVLELETVTGLQPLEDRRDARLLA, via the exons tgcctaCAAGAGGATTCGATTTAAACAGCTACACTGCACTTGTGAACATAGCGCCGCACTACAAAGTTGTGAAAGGCAGTACCGAGTTGAAGCCAGCCAATCTTTCAGTTGACGGATATCCATCGGCTGGTGAGGGCTGTTTCCAGTCTGAGCCTGAAGAACCAAACCCATACCTTGTGATCGATCTGGGAGAAACGAAGGACATCAAGTCCGTGAGGATCGTCAATCGTGATGACTGCTGTG CTGCGGATCTGACGGACTTCAGGATTTTGCTGTATGACACAGGAGAGACCCCCTTCCAACGACCATCGGCGCCAGTTTGTGGGGAAGAAACCGGAAACCTGAATCTTGGAGAGTCCAGAGAATATGTATGCTCAGACCCAGATA acatTCAGGCAGGACTGGTGGTGATCCAAAAAAATTCTTCCGGTCTAACGTTGTGTGAAGTGGAAATCATGGAGCCGGCGAATTTGGCCT CGATCCCGGGTATCGACTGTACGTTTGATGACTGGGAGAACCCCTTTGTGGACTGTGGTCTGATTCCTAACTTGGCCGCTCAGAACTGGACACTCGGGACAACCAAGGAGTCCACTCCGGAACACACACCTG GAAACTTCCTGTACCTCACCAGTGAGAACAGCTCGAAAGGTGATATAGCGGAGATGACCACTTTCACTTTCCGTCGTGAGTTTCTCTGTGTGACTTTCTGGTACCGTCGAGCTGGACCAG ATGTACCTCCAAGTCTGTACGTTTCGCAACGCAATCGAGATGTGAAGACAGAAAACGAAGTGTGGGTATCCGATGCTCAAGTCTATGACATATGGCGTCGAGCTCACTTTGGTGTCTACGACGACTTACCTTATTTCACCGATCGG CTGAGTTTTAAGGCAGTTGTTGAAACTGCGAACGCAGACACCAGCTTCGCCATTGACGACATTACAGTGACAAAAGGTTTCTGCTCATTCATAACCA AGAGAGTCGACACAATTGATTGTGATTTTGACGACCCGTCTGGAGATATCTGCGATATTTTCCAAGAAGAAAAGGACGACGCAGACTGGCTGTGGAGAACAGCGGACTCATTGATCGATCTTCCTGGTCCCCCGTTGTCtagtg GTCACTACATGTACCTCACGAACATTGGTGATACACGACATGCTGCCTTGATCTCCCCCGCGCTCACAGGCTCGTTTCCCAGGATCTGTGTCCGATTCCGATATTATATGAAAC GAAGCTCTACACTGGAAGAATCAGGCCAGTGCTTATGTTGTAACAGCATAGACACTACGGTCAAGACCAGCTTTGATCGGGTCAGCAAGATGCAGAACCAGGTAAGCTGCATCACCACCGGGGCCATGAAGTCATCGTCAGTACTGGAGCTTGAAACAGTCACAGGGCTCCAGCCTCTTGAGGATCGCAGAGATGCCAGGCTCCTCGCCTGA